One window from the genome of Saimiri boliviensis isolate mSaiBol1 chromosome 2, mSaiBol1.pri, whole genome shotgun sequence encodes:
- the UBAP1 gene encoding ubiquitin-associated protein 1 isoform X1: protein MASKKLGADFHGTFSYLDDVPFKIGDKFKTPAKVGLPIGFSLPDCLQVVREVQYDFSLEKKTIEWAEEIKKIREAKREAELKIAEAEAKVNSKSGPEGDSKMSFSKTHSTATMPPPINPILASLQHNSILTPTRVSSSATKQKVLSPPHIKADFNLADFECEEDPFDNLELKTIDEKEELRNILVGTTGPIMAQLLDNNLPRGGSGSVLQDEEVLASLERATLDFKPLHKPNGFITLPQLGNCEKMSLSSKVSLPPIPAVSNIKSLSFPKLDSDDSNQKTAKLASTFHSTSCLRNGTFQNSLKPSTQSSASELNGHHTLGLSALNLDSGTEMPSLSVLSVCTEESSPPNTGPTVTPPNFSVSQVPNMPSCPQAYSELQTLSPSERQCVETVVNMGYSYECVLRAMKKKGENIEQILDYLFAHGQLCEKGFDPLLVEEALEMHQCSEEKMMEFLQLMSKFKEMGFELKDIKEVLLLHNNDQDNALEDLMARAGAS, encoded by the exons GGACTTTCAGTTACCTTGATGATGTCCCATTTAAGATAGGAGACAAATTCAAAACACCAGCTAAAGTTGGTCTACCTATTGGCTTCTCCTTGCCTGATTGTTTGCAGGTTGTCAGAGAAGTACAG TATGACTTCTCCTTGGAAAAGAAAACCATTGAGTGGGCTGAAGAGATTAAGAAAATCCGAGAAGCCAAGCGGGAAGCGGAGCTCAAAATTGCAGAAGCAGAAGCTAAAGTGAATTCTAAGAGTGGCCCAGAGGGTGATAGCAAAATGAGCTTCTCTAAGACTCATAGTACAGCCACAATGCCACCTCCTATTAACCCCATCCTTGCCAGCTTGCAGCACAACAGCATCCTCACTCCAACTCGGGTCAGCAGTAGTGCCACGAAACAGAAAGTTCTCAGCCCACCACACATAAAGGCAGATTTCAATCTTGCTGACTTTGAGTGTGAAGAAGACCCATTTGATAATCTGGAGTTAAAAACTATTGATGAGAAAGAAGAGCTGAGAAATATTCTGGTAGGAACCACTGGACCCATTATGGCTCAGTTATTGGACAATAACTTGCCCAGGGGAGGCTCTGGGTCAGTGTTACAGGATGAGGAGGTCCTGGCATCCTTGGAACGGGCGACCCTAGATTTCAAGCCTCTTCATAAACCCAATGGCTTTATAACCTTACCACAGTTGGGCAACTGTGAAAAGAtgtcactgtcttccaaagtgtcCCTCCCCCCTATACCTGCAGTAAGCAATATCAAATCCCTGTCTTTCCCCAAACTTGACTCTGATGACAGCAATCAGAAGACAGCCAAGCTGGCGAGCACTTTCCATAGCACATCCTGCCTCCGCAATGGCACGTTCCAGAATTCCCTAAAGCCTTCCACCCAAAGCAGTGCCAGTGAGCTCAACGGACATCACACTCTTGGGCTTTCAGCTTTGAACTTGGACAGTGGCACAGAGATGCCTTCCCTCTCTGTTTTGTCTGTGTGTACAGAGGAATCATCGCCTCCAAATACTGGTCCCACA GTCACCCCTCCTAATTTCTCAGTGTCACAAGTGCCCAACATGCCCAGCTGTCCCCAGGCCTATTCTGAACTGCAGACGCTGTCCCCCAGCGAGCGGCAGTGTGTGGAGACTGTAGTCAACATGGGCTACTCATACGAGTGTGTCCTGAGAGCcatgaagaagaaaggagagaatattGAGCAG attcTTGACTATCTCTTTGCACACGGACAGCTTTGTGAGAAGGGCTTCGACCCTCTTTTAGTGGAAGAGGCTCTGGAAATGCACCAGTGTTCAGAAGAAAAG ATGATGGAGTTTCTTCAGTTAATGAGCAAATTTAAGGAGATGGGCTTTGAGCTGAAAGACATTAAGGAAGTTTTGCTATTACACAATAATGACCAGGACAATGCTTTGGAAGACCTCATGGCTCGGGCAGGAGCCAGCTGA
- the UBAP1 gene encoding ubiquitin-associated protein 1 isoform X2, with the protein MYDFSLEKKTIEWAEEIKKIREAKREAELKIAEAEAKVNSKSGPEGDSKMSFSKTHSTATMPPPINPILASLQHNSILTPTRVSSSATKQKVLSPPHIKADFNLADFECEEDPFDNLELKTIDEKEELRNILVGTTGPIMAQLLDNNLPRGGSGSVLQDEEVLASLERATLDFKPLHKPNGFITLPQLGNCEKMSLSSKVSLPPIPAVSNIKSLSFPKLDSDDSNQKTAKLASTFHSTSCLRNGTFQNSLKPSTQSSASELNGHHTLGLSALNLDSGTEMPSLSVLSVCTEESSPPNTGPTVTPPNFSVSQVPNMPSCPQAYSELQTLSPSERQCVETVVNMGYSYECVLRAMKKKGENIEQILDYLFAHGQLCEKGFDPLLVEEALEMHQCSEEKMMEFLQLMSKFKEMGFELKDIKEVLLLHNNDQDNALEDLMARAGAS; encoded by the exons TATGACTTCTCCTTGGAAAAGAAAACCATTGAGTGGGCTGAAGAGATTAAGAAAATCCGAGAAGCCAAGCGGGAAGCGGAGCTCAAAATTGCAGAAGCAGAAGCTAAAGTGAATTCTAAGAGTGGCCCAGAGGGTGATAGCAAAATGAGCTTCTCTAAGACTCATAGTACAGCCACAATGCCACCTCCTATTAACCCCATCCTTGCCAGCTTGCAGCACAACAGCATCCTCACTCCAACTCGGGTCAGCAGTAGTGCCACGAAACAGAAAGTTCTCAGCCCACCACACATAAAGGCAGATTTCAATCTTGCTGACTTTGAGTGTGAAGAAGACCCATTTGATAATCTGGAGTTAAAAACTATTGATGAGAAAGAAGAGCTGAGAAATATTCTGGTAGGAACCACTGGACCCATTATGGCTCAGTTATTGGACAATAACTTGCCCAGGGGAGGCTCTGGGTCAGTGTTACAGGATGAGGAGGTCCTGGCATCCTTGGAACGGGCGACCCTAGATTTCAAGCCTCTTCATAAACCCAATGGCTTTATAACCTTACCACAGTTGGGCAACTGTGAAAAGAtgtcactgtcttccaaagtgtcCCTCCCCCCTATACCTGCAGTAAGCAATATCAAATCCCTGTCTTTCCCCAAACTTGACTCTGATGACAGCAATCAGAAGACAGCCAAGCTGGCGAGCACTTTCCATAGCACATCCTGCCTCCGCAATGGCACGTTCCAGAATTCCCTAAAGCCTTCCACCCAAAGCAGTGCCAGTGAGCTCAACGGACATCACACTCTTGGGCTTTCAGCTTTGAACTTGGACAGTGGCACAGAGATGCCTTCCCTCTCTGTTTTGTCTGTGTGTACAGAGGAATCATCGCCTCCAAATACTGGTCCCACA GTCACCCCTCCTAATTTCTCAGTGTCACAAGTGCCCAACATGCCCAGCTGTCCCCAGGCCTATTCTGAACTGCAGACGCTGTCCCCCAGCGAGCGGCAGTGTGTGGAGACTGTAGTCAACATGGGCTACTCATACGAGTGTGTCCTGAGAGCcatgaagaagaaaggagagaatattGAGCAG attcTTGACTATCTCTTTGCACACGGACAGCTTTGTGAGAAGGGCTTCGACCCTCTTTTAGTGGAAGAGGCTCTGGAAATGCACCAGTGTTCAGAAGAAAAG ATGATGGAGTTTCTTCAGTTAATGAGCAAATTTAAGGAGATGGGCTTTGAGCTGAAAGACATTAAGGAAGTTTTGCTATTACACAATAATGACCAGGACAATGCTTTGGAAGACCTCATGGCTCGGGCAGGAGCCAGCTGA